The DNA region TCTCACGGCTGAAGGATATTTCtggtattgctgctgccttcatgtgatactgtGTCGATCTGTGGGAGTCATTTAGATTAAAGTATAAatgatttgcatatttgttgtatagcatctgtttgtcttcaggttctgcaggttcatttttgagcagtttctgaaatatctgctcagctttggccttgctgtgatgtgactttgcatAGATAGTTGCGAGGTCTGTTTCGTTTCtgagtgaagagtgagggtaaagagagagcagctcctcgtggagagtgattgctctgtccatcatgctttgttctggggaactactgcttttataaatgatcctccatctgtagcagaGCGCAACTAATTTCTTCAGATAACacacatctggatgttctttcagaactttctctgccaaatcaacggcctcatcaactgatatgtattttatgtaaaggtttagtaaggcccacatgccactgccactgcagcacagagtgctcacatttccagccaactcacggacttcatctcgaatgttttctccttcatcagcacgttgGTCAAGGTAGAGCGCAGCGaggtacaagttctctggatcccgttccttggcttgtctcattttctccaagaggtcagggtccagcattgggtcactgaagttttgggcgttctttaaccatatgacatagctggtgttccaatccaccatgtccggctgcatcctggcagctttctcgtagtaatcaacaaccagcttcttatcctctccgaagaacatcagggtccaggccttttcagcgcagatctctggatggaggtcgtcctgtgatggagatgggtatttttccatcagggcatcaacctttgacaggtaagcctgactctctgcttgatctcccaggtggtggtgcagccaggccaggttcccgtagttcaccactaaccaaggaccctcatctgcatctctcagcttgttgagggtctctgcagctttatggaacaaactgttagcctcttcatttaaccccatcttatactgaatgaacccccacaggttgtaaatgtggcccagccatctatttccctcct from Labrus bergylta chromosome 6, fLabBer1.1, whole genome shotgun sequence includes:
- the LOC109999801 gene encoding interferon-induced protein with tetratricopeptide repeats 1-like, translated to MCVYDQEEWWGDDGCEVMCRGKGAEFGSAAQSQTTLESLQCHFTWDLDRSRPKLLRLTDKMEDFSTEEGNRWLGHIYNLWGFIQYKMGLNEEANSLFHKAAETLNKLRDADEGPWLVVNYGNLAWLHHHLGDQAESQAYLSKVDALMEKYPSPSQDDLHPEICAEKAWTLMFFGEDKKLVVDYYEKAARMQPDMVDWNTSYVIWLKNAQNFSDPMLDPDLLEKMRQAKERDPENLYLAALYLDQRADEGENIRDEVRELAGNVSTLCCSGSGMWALLNLYIKYISVDEAVDLAEKVLKEHPDVCYLKKLVALCYRWRIIYKSSSSPEQSMMDRAITLHEELLSLYPHSSLRNETDLATIYAKSHHSKAKAEQIFQKLLKNEPAEPEDKQMLYNKYANHLYFNLNDSHRSTQYHMKAAAIPEISFSRENSIRILEKTKDRGIMCREIEEFLRNLQEPRKSRWGGKFRGDNFVQAKKK